Proteins from a single region of Sphaerochaeta globosa str. Buddy:
- a CDS encoding TetR/AcrR family transcriptional regulator, which translates to MQTPRQLELIEAAIKLTATEGIQKLTIRNVASAIGVSEAAVYRHFESKHELLKAILTHLNEILSPRFETLLNADASFSESLLSFLSGLFSLLEHNSAFTLMLFAEETFNVDPQLQSELLALMEGNLSRLVLFYQKAIKSGSCRADLEPQQLAIITFGSIRLSVSRWHLQKAHTSLINQATPIANSLVILFNLS; encoded by the coding sequence ATGCAAACACCAAGGCAACTGGAATTGATTGAGGCTGCTATCAAACTCACCGCTACAGAGGGCATCCAAAAACTTACCATCAGGAATGTTGCATCGGCAATCGGCGTCAGTGAGGCAGCAGTGTACCGCCATTTCGAAAGCAAACATGAACTTCTCAAAGCCATCCTCACGCATCTCAATGAGATACTCTCCCCCAGATTTGAAACATTGCTCAATGCGGATGCATCCTTTTCCGAATCATTGCTTTCGTTTCTTTCAGGACTCTTCAGCTTATTGGAGCATAATTCCGCCTTCACCCTTATGCTATTCGCGGAAGAAACCTTTAACGTGGATCCACAGTTGCAAAGCGAACTGCTCGCCCTTATGGAGGGTAATCTGTCTCGTCTTGTCCTGTTTTATCAGAAAGCGATCAAATCTGGATCCTGCCGAGCTGATCTTGAACCCCAGCAACTTGCAATCATCACGTTTGGCTCCATTCGTCTTTCCGTCTCCAGGTGGCACTTGCAAAAAGCGCATACCAGTCTCATCAACCAAGCTACCCCGATTGCGAACAGTCTGGTCATTCTGTTCAATTTGAGTTAA